Sequence from the Cololabis saira isolate AMF1-May2022 chromosome 9, fColSai1.1, whole genome shotgun sequence genome:
ataaacaatcccaaacacaccaggTGAGATCATTCCTCTGTTCATTGTGTATGATGATGACAGAAACCAGAAGACTGCAGGTAAATGAACAGTACCGGCGTGGTCACTCCTGTGCTGTCTTGCACTCTGGCCAATGTGAGGGTCATGTCTGCATCTGTGGCAGATGTGAACCACTTGAAGCCGTGTAGTTTGTATGAGCCATCTGTTTGGGGAACAGCTACCGTCTCAGTGCCCCTTGCTGAGGAGAGTGAGGTTATAGAAAACATTATCTGTATGAATACGCCAACATAAATATGTACATTTttgtacataaataaagtggtCCAAACTGTAAGTGatctatatatataataaaatggtTTTGTGAGTTCCACTGTGTAAAATGTTAATATACTAAATCAGACTTGTTGCCGCAGATGTATAAAATCACGGATCCAGCCATGCAGCCGTGCTCTGAACTCTGGCACTGAAGCATGCACTAAAACTGTGTGGCTGGAAGTTCCTGAGATGGGTTTCCATTGCTTAGCAGCTGCCTTCACTCCAATGCCACGAGTTGGATGCAGTTGAAAAGCACATAGCCTCTGGACTTTGAAGCATTGGAAAGGTGTTTTGGGGATCAACAAGATACGCTTCTCTGTTAGGCAGTCAGATGGGCGTGTCTAGTTTTGGTAAGATGCTTCATGAACATTACTTGTCTCTTTGCACAGCAAAAACTGTGAAGTTTGTTGGAGGAGGTATAATGGTAGAAGGCTATTTTCAAGGGCGTGGGCTAGGGCCCTTATCTCCAGTGATCGCTTAATGCTTGAGCATACCAAGACATAGCGCACAACGTTGAGGAAGGCTCTTTGCTTTCAATATTGGTGTCAGAACTCAAAAACTCTTTACTGAAGGAAAAGGCACAAATTCCCACAGAAACACTTTTCACATCGTCTTGTAGAAAGTCTTCCAAGAAGAGTGGAAGCGGTCACAGCTGCAAAAGGGGGACAAACCCCATATTAAACTAAATGTATTTTAACATATTGTCATTAGAGTCCTTGTTGGTGTAATGATCAGGTGTCTGACTACTtttgttaatatatttattgAATGTCACATAATAGGACAGCCTTCATCAGGTGAGGGAAGGTGCCCCTTGTCCAAAATGAATAAGAGTAAGTTTCACTACTGACCCACATCAGATCCTCCCTTTCTCTCAGTCATCCACTGTCCAGACGTCCAGAAGTGTTCTGGTTGACGGGTGGTCAAATGACTGAAGGCTTCTTCTACAGGCCACGAAACACCTTTGGACTTCACATATAGAGCAAGAAAACCACTCACAAACCTCACCTGCTACAGAAACAATGTGATTTCATGGGTGTAAGGGTGTCCTTGTGCCAGTTTAAATTCAAATATGTTAAATCATGTTACATTCAAAAAGCTAAAAAGTGGCACCTGACTGAATACTTTGAGTTTTCACCACTAGCCACAGAGGCTTGAGCTATACAAGGGGACCAGAAAGCCAGAAAACATgaatatattaataaatatttaGTTTTTCGAGCTAAACATTATGCTTCTATTGGTTTGTGATGATGCTAGTCATTTTACCTGGATGACTTTTGCAGCGCCGTCGGTCATGGCCAGAGGACAGGTATAGAGTCCGGATGAGGGGGAGAAAATGTACAGCTTGCTCATTTGGTACACACGACTGAAATGTATAAACACATGAAATGAGAAACCGACACAAGGAACGGTGTATAATTTTCAGTGAAAAAAGAAGCATTATAATCTAACCTCCACTCCCCAAATGCTCTCTCGTAACCGATGGCAACCAGTCCCTCTTGTGCTGATAGCTCTTTCATGCGTTTCCAGGCCGTAGAGGTCACAATGTGGTCCACTCTCCTGCCCCAGGCATCAAAGTGTACCAGCCGTGGAGGATTGACCTCACAATCTCTACCCCAACTGTCCACTTCCCTTGCCACACGCTCTCCAAAAGCACTCAAATCTGAGAAAACTGCCTGCAAACACATTTAATCATATAAAATCACCTTGATTGGGATGAGGTTTGAAAATAAAATCGATATGAAATTGGCTTTATAACTCCCTGGGTTTTTGATTTATAAAATGAGTTATTTAATGTGGAGACAATCTAATGCAGAAATATGAATATCTGGGTTCAGTATACCTCCTGAGGCAAGTGTCTCCTCAGGTATCCTCTGAGCAAAGCATCTTCAAGAAACGGGTTCTCCAGCACTGGCCGTTCCTGAAAGAAAGATCCTATGATGGCTCTACTGTACAGCAGGTGACCTGGTGCTGCgtcccagagctgctcctcatcAGGTCTTCTTGTACCGGGCTCAGTTGCACTTGCTGATCTTATGTGGACCAGTGGGCCAGGAACATCACGCCACAACCTCCAGTGACTTCTGGCTACACCTCTATTCAGGAGGGCTGAACACACGGCCATGGCTTCCGATCCGTTTTCTGAACAGATGAGGAGTAAGTAAAATACCATAAACGGTCCATTTCATCCACCAGTCACTGAAAAGATTATATGGACGTAGGCACTGTTGTTGGTTTCTGTTTAACAATACTGTGGGAGGGTCTCGTCAGCTGAGCGAGCTAGGTaatgcaaggcaaggcaagtttatttgtatagcacaattcaacacaaggtaattcaaagtgctttacatcaacattaaaagcggcaacaCACAGTTaaccagtaaataacaaataaaatgaaataaaatgataagaaaagaggtaaaataataaaaagcacaagttgttaaaaagtaagggcagtagagtacagcaggtaagtatttaatttaagagtacgcttcagtaaacagtaatgtttttaaccctgatttaaaggatctacagttggagcagacctcaggtctacaggaagtttgttccaccggtgaggagcagaataactgaacgctacctcaccttgcttggttctggttcttgggacacacaataaaccagatccagatgaacctcaggggtctgggagcttcataggaactaacagattcagcatgtattttggtccaagaccattcaggtctttgtagaccagcagtaagattttaaactctatcctttgactccctggaagccagtgtagtgatttcatgaccggtgtaatatggtccagtttcctggtgtttgtaaggagcTGAGTTTTATACTAATACTACTTTATACTTCTTTTAGCTTTTGTCTTGTCCTTTTGTATTAAATGCTGTAAGTATTTTAGTATTTGCATTTTAGGAAGGAGCCGTGCTTCTTCAGGTGACCTACTACAGGTGGTAGGAGGGGGCTCTGCTTGGAGTGTAGTTTGACAGTAGTGTTGAACCAGCtgggtcgggggcggggcctgaaGAGTCTCGCGTGGTTTGGATTTAGAGCCTTTATTACAAATTACTAATGTTTTGAACAAGAAACaattgaacacttttttttcttgttcgaTCACAAAGCTTTTTTGGCAAGATGTTTATCGGTGGTTAAAGATTGGGATCAACAACTGTATGTTCAGCAAGTTTCAGGTCATAATTTATATGGATGGTCTGCCAAAGAAGGTATCCAAGATGGTGAACATAATTCTAattttgggtaaatatcatatacataaaaataaatggaaaaacagcaaaccctccctagtatgttttaaaaacgaaataaaaagttatataacatctattaaggtacatacaaaagaaaatcagtctatgaatgatttatgtgaaaccatgttagtctcttgctctttaagatacaatcttgctacgcttatacatttttgttgaaatgtcaacccctgtgattattttattttgtgacaatttattttatttattttctttttatttaaatttagaaGTTTATCTTGGAAAGAATGTAGTTACATATtcgcttgtgtgttgtgaatttatgtttcagttgcaaactaatgtttcctcaaaggaattttgtaattttgaaaatgttgaataaagtttgtttaaaaaaaaattactaatgtTGCTTAGGAGGTCACGTGACAAACAGGTGATCTTTTCTTCATGATAATTCATTAACTATTGATTCGTTTTCCTACTGCTGTATATAGGTTGTAAgagaaatttcccttttttaataTACACGGTttccccatatatatatatatatatatatatatatatatatatatatatatatatatatatacacacatacacataatatatatatgagagagggagagagagagaaatatcTCGTCTCGTTGAAGCTTAAACAGGAAAACCAATGTAATTTGAGGCAACTATTTTGAACACTTCAAAGTAAATAACTTTCGCCCACACTGATAAGTAGGTGAAAGTTCATTGGTTTCCTTCGTCTTTTCAGTAGCTACACATCTTCGCTATGCACCTACTATTGCTGTTGACGAAATATCTGATCACTATCCTGATTTTTAATACGGGGATGTGTTTAGTATTAGTTTAAAAGCTTGACTGCCTGACTGCTCCTCGTTTGTGCAGCCTTTACTCTGAAACACAGCTGACATCGGGTAGGCTTCACAGTTGTGAACAAAGCTATGCGTTTGGATGGCAAACTATCGTTTTGACCGTTCTTATTGATAGGCCTTTCAAAACGTAAATATAGTCGTCTCAGGGAAAATGTGAATGTTAGCGCAGCCTTACCTAACTTTACCAGAGCAGCGGGcgcgccttcaaaataaaagtttttctACGCAGTTTGATATGTTCATACATCTACTGtacaatatgttcttaagagcGTGCTGGTGGGAGGAAGactcaagctattggcaacaatctaagctaaactggagtttcagagaaatctcAGTATAAATGCGCGAGAAGACGATCGATTGAGTGAGGtgcgacgctaggtggcgcaaCACGCACTATAATATATTATGGCACATTATCTGACACTATTAGCTCgatccaggggcgtcaattgggtatggcaaggtatggcagccgccacaccttggcttcaagggaaaatgtaaatgtttgttttttaattgaatttttatggaattactctgtctatttgaattgattattctattatttaatacataaaataacaaatgcaaatcagaacaacatgatcgatttcactagttattacactgcaaaaactcaaaatcttaagaatatttgtcttatttctagttaaaatgtctaatttttagtcaaaaaaaatctcattacatttaagacaagactcaaaaaacaacaatttccacgtgtttcaagtagattttcacttaaaacatttttttttgcttgtaatgagaagatacatcttgtcccactggcagatttttctacttatttcaattgaaaatttacttgaaacaggtgaaaattgtcaaataagtaatttttctggtaatgactcttgttttaagtgtaatgagactaaaaatgagacattttaactagaaataagacaaatattcctggtaagattttgagtttttgcagtgtgagcgagactgcatttgaaaaagataagctacatagcagacttctgtgataaGTATTTGCTgggcgtgttgattgataccctagttaagttctgtgactcgtaaccttgccataccttagcttccactgaattgacgccactggctcGATCTCAAGAGATTCAGTTCGGTTCAACTACAGACCGACTAAgatgtatacatggcttttaaaaattagaTATCAATTGGATTagggcaacaattcgactttgttagtgcatgtaaacgtactgactttAAATCCGCAGATTGCTGTGCaatacacttgtaaaaaagaaatgatcAATGATAATCCATCTGTAAACTAAACCAGTAAGAAGAAATGTGGCTAACCATTGTCATTTTTACTTAATGTCCCATTAGAAATACTGTGAACATGAATAGACACCAGAGATTAGTAAAGTGTTGCTGAGCCTGGTTTATTGTTTCGAGTACAGATTTGTCAAAAATACAGAACCACTTGTTCCACTCAGAACAAGACTGAGAGCATGCAGTgttcaataaaacattttcatggtatgttaaaaatattttcaaaagaaATACAGGCACTGAATACTTCTGAACATACAAGTTTGcacataagattttttttttttttttatcataaacACAGGACAGTCATAGCTTACTTGTAGAGAGGATATGAAGGAATATTCATACTGATAAAACCCAGTAAGGAGTCTTTGTGGATGTAGCATCTCACATAGCAGTAAAATTAACTTGGTTCACTGACCAGGATGGAGAAAGAATAAGGGCAACACTTTTTCCCATTTTCTAGTAAAAAAGTTATACTTTAAAGAGCACAAACCGTTAATCCCAAGTATTGAGACTCTTGTGTTGCCACTCACTGTGCAATACTCAAATGATTGagaattaaaagataaaacCAATGTTAACTTGACTCAAACTGGCTACATAAAAGGGTATACATTAAACCTTCACAAAATTCAACTGGAATACCAGGTTTTTAACAGATAAATGTTTAGTTTACAAGCAGGTATATAAAAAAGGACTgaaagggggaagaaaaaaaagcagaggcTAACCAAcaatgtatgaaaaaaaaaaaaaaaagatttaacaaGTGGTGTGATTAAGAAATGAAAACAATCCAAATATTCACAGCCAACAAGCAAAAAGTCCTTGGAGTAAAAGCTTTACTGAAAACTACAAGTTATGTCAATTTTCTCTTCTGTTTTGCTTCTGGCTAGTCTTTAATCACCCTTAGTGAGGAGGTCTTCTATGTAGGCATCAAGTTCATCATCTGTGTTTATATCGATGTCCTAAGTgtgtaaaaagaaaagcattAGTTTGCATTATTTCACACAAGTGGGTTTTAACAATCAGAAAGAGTGTGGTTTTTCCACATTCAGATCATTGTCAAGTCTTACCTCTTGTACTTTCTGCAGAAGTGCTACAATATTTGTTCGGAGTTTCTGTAGTTTCTCATCTGCCTCCTTCAGTTTGACCTCAGTGCTGGTGTTTTTCTCTTCCACGGCCCTAGCCCTGGCATCAGCTCTGTTCTGGTACGAATTGCACAGTGACTGGAGACCCGATTCATACGCCTGGAAATACTCTTTCTAAatggaaaacaaacaaataaaacacttcAGAACATCATAACAAACAACTGAGTTTATGGCAAGTGCACATGTTCAAGTATTTCCAGAACATGTCCTTTTGGACATTTTCCTGGGGATAATTCTCCATTAATGTgactgaaataattaaaaatgtttccTCTTATTTAGCTAAATCTTTCAGCAAAGGATCACTCATCTCACCAAAGGAAAGGCCATCAAATCTTCAGCTGTCATTCCATTAACATCATCCTTTGGAATTCGAAATGCAGGAGGGAAAAAATAACGCAGCATTGTTCTGGAGACACAAAAATCACAATGAATGCAGTAGCACTGCTTCAGCGAAGAATGATTCTGAAACTATCATGCAAATAGTATAGATTCATGGTGACCAGCTCACCTCAACATGGTGGTCAGGCTGTCAGTCACCTCTCGACTGGTTCCAGGTTGAGTAGTGTCTGGCTCCATGGGTGCCGGACCCCTCTCACTTTCCTGCTGGGTATCAGGCGTCTGAGAAATTGGGGATGGTGGCCGCATCAACCTAACGTCATCACTACCTTTAAACACCCTTAACAGGAACACACACATGGGGCATTCATTACATTCCTGCAATACTAAATGTAAAAAAGTGTGGTCTAGAGAGGAAACAAAAGCATCTTTATAAAGGACACAGATATCATTTTACTCATTTCAATTCCAAGAACATGCTCTGAATGCAGCAATGCACACCACAGCTTACCACCGGTCTTTGGGCGTAGATCGCGGTACGTAGTCAAACTTTACTTTCCAGCGAACATTCTGTTTATTTGCCTCCACGGCAACAACTTTTCCAGTGTACCACTCCTTATTGACACGTACTTCCACCAGCAGACCCTTAtctgtaaaaataaacaaatatgaaaTCCTCTTTGTATGACAAGTTAATATGTACAGTACATAACACTGAATCCTCTTACCTCTCTGAGCATTTTTATTATCAATCTCCAGTTCCTTCTGTGGAGTTTTCTCAGGTGCCACCTGGGAATAGAAGAGTTGTTATAACCACAGCAGTAGGGCTACTGTTTAACTGAGAAGATGGAGCCAAATTATATGCTACCATTTGAAAGGAGAGATTTATAAAGTTCCTCAAGGGTTCCAACTTATTGGGTAAGAAAGGCATGCTTGAGAAAGGGGTTGGAGATTATTAAAGAAGAGAATGTTAATTTGGTAATACACCCCTTTAAGCTATGATTGTTAGAATATGTAAGTAGAAGCAACCCAGCTTTATTTGAAGGTAGGTGGACCCTGTAAAGATACCTTTTCTTTAGCACTTGGCTTTTGCGTCGAATTGGATTTGACCACACTAACAGAGTTTGGTGTGATTGGTTGCAGCCGTGCAGGAGAAGATACCCGTTTCTTTTCTGGCTGAGAATGTGATTTAACCTGCAAGGTCAACATCAGAGGAGTTCTGTTTGCATGTTAAGATGGAGGTTGTATTTACAATTAAGTTTGCGAGATTATTAAGCAGTGCTTCTTGCAATTAGGTGCAGTTGCAAGGAGATAGAATAGAAAGAATAGAAAGTTTAAACACTTAGGATAATGCAACACAATAGCTGTTCCAACTACATTAAATGCTTTTCTTCTCAAAGTATTTCATTATTCCAAATACCAATTAAATCATGGAAGTgaatgttattaaaaaaaattaagtcagcTGTTTGTTTACAGTAAAGCCACAATCCCATCATACTtactatgttatgttatgtatcaCTGGTATGAGTAAACAAGATTTTGGTATTTCAGGTGGTTTTAGCAATAGACAATACAAACTGTGTAATGGGATTTGATAAAATAACTTCTAGTAAATGCTCTGCAAACACGGTATGTTGAAATTGCACTGTCAATCTGTGTCTAGAGGGGAGTTTAAGGCTTGAAGCAAAACATAGAATAGGAATGTCATATTCCAGGTAGGAATCTGatagaggaaaaacaaaaaagaaaatgggggaaaaaaacccaacagcTCTCCCATTGTAAtttcctccccccccccccccagcaacTGAATTAATCCCGTCAGTTGTAATCACTGATACttctaaaataaaatacattaaaacaatATAGAATATATCTCAGTGATTGATATAATTTACCTTCTGTTGTTGAAGTGTTAAACAAATATACTTTTACAATTATGACTGTGCACCATTTCTTTTCACCCAATGTCAAGAGGGCTCTAGTATCATGAGTGAAATGCTTTGTTTTTACCTCGTCCAACTTGCCACGTTTGGGGATCAGAGACTTCTCTACCACTTTACCATGATTACTGGCAGATGTGGCCATTTTGGATTTCTTTGCCTGTGGCTCTTCTTCAGACTCATCTTCactgtctttcttctcctcctcctcctcttcctcctcctcctcctcttcctcctcgtcttcttcctcctcctcctcatcatcttcttcatccCCACTGTCCTGCACAATTATTCTCTTACGCTTTCCAGTTGCTGCTGGTTTCACTGAGGATGCTTTGGTAGAGCTCTGTAAGGACACATTTATGATAATTTCAtatcatttttgttaaataccTTCACCAGCAAGACCTCCTCAACACTTTAAAACTGTAACTTACTCGTGAGCTGCGGCTGTGTGGAGGTGTTTTGGCAGTAGTTTTTGGTGCAGGCTTTACTGCAGGTGGGGGAGGCTTTGCCGCAGCTCTGGACCTGGATGCTTCAACTTTAGGTGGTGCAGGAGGGGGCGCAGGTGCTCGGCTGGAACGCTGAGAAGCGGTACGTGTTGGGGGAGCACTCGGGGCATTTTTGAGGTGAGCTGGGAGTGGGGGGGACCGTGGGCGGGTTACAGACCTTTCAGAAGACCTAGTTCTCTGAATAAACAGAAGGATACAGAAAgcatacaacaaaaaaaatttaaatgaataaaaagagtaatgaaatgagaaaaaaaaaatgaatgaaaagcaAGACCACTAGTGGTAAAAGGAACCAAGATTTGCTTAACAAGCACGAATgactttgttctttctttctcttcaagtaaaataaaaaaaaacaagtaaaatcaaTTAGAAATAAATCAGAACCAACTTTTGTTTTTCAATTTCTGTTAACCcccaaaatataaatattaacatttgttttacactttttatataataaattgtaatataatattatattacaaTAGCTTTGCTATTTTTAGTCATATTTCCagtaaaataatcaaatatttatgccAAAATTCAATAAGGCAAGCAGGCTACTACGAGTACCTGAGAGGAGCTTTCTGTTGGCTTCATGCTGACCTCCAAGGGTAGCTTTTTGATATCTGCTGAAGATTTAATTGTGCTGGTTTTCTAATGGAAAGAAATACAAATTCAGATTATGTCTTAATACACACAAAAGTTACAGAAAGAGATGCCAACAAATGAGTTAGAGACCTGCAAGGCATCTAGTTTCTCCTGCTGCTGTTTGATTTTCTCTGCTAGCTCCTTCTGTTTGTCTTCAGCTGTTACTTTGTCTTTCCTCAAAACGCCACATGGCAAATTCTGTTTCTGTTCCGGAGCATCGCAcctaaaaacatgaaaaataacaTAAGTAAATACAaacactatgttccaaaaaaCAATATAGAGCATGAAGTAAAAGACGTGGCATACAGAATATGTTACACAAACAATTCAGTTCATActaataattttttatttttttttgtctctagaCATCTCTCAGAAAACCTTGTGTTTGTACCTGTCCTGGTGGCTGTCAGGGTTCATGAGACACACCCAACTATCTGGGTAGCGTTTATCCACTGCATCCATTTGGAAAGGCAGAGTTCTCCACTTCAAACATTTATCTAAAAGTGAAATACATAATCAATGAGCAAGTTACTGCAATACATTATTTAGTTTATAATTAGTTTAATATGACTGAATTTATGCATTAATGTGTAGCACACCACACTGAATGGTGAGTGGCATTTCCATTGCACGACGCCTCTTGTATCTCAATTCTGATGATGGCGGTGCAGACCAACTGGCTGACAGGTATCCAAACTCATCCCAGAACTTCACTATGCCTTTCTGggctgcattaaaaaaaagaaagaataaaaaaaataaaaaaaaacacacaagaaaTTAATATAGAAAGTAGTAATtcaaaagaaggaaatgagttTCAACCAACAGTTCAGATGAGATGGACATTCATATGATTTTTCTATTTTGGCTATTCCAATTGAGAACAATTTTGATTAAAGTTTCTTGACACAAGAAAGACAGCTAACCTACTTTATCATATTCCCTGATACGTTTTCTTCTATTTGTCGTGAACAAATGTGGCTGACAAGCAGGAATCCTTCAATTCAGAAAAACTTACCAATGTTGGTGTCCTTCCAGTACTGAGCTAAATGCTCCCCCATGGATTTCAGTAAGTGTCGATACTCCTTTGCATCTGCAAAGTCTTGTTTGTTGTGAGTAGGCTCTAGAACCAAATATGGGACATCTACAACTCCAACCACGCCACCACACGCccttgaacaaaaaaaaaaacacattattgTAAATAGTTGCGTTTATGCTTTCTTTTTAAGCCTCTGTGCATTTTACTTACATGCCTCCCTCCAGCTGGGGCCCAGTCTTCTCATACATCTTGATGAGCCGAGAGCAATTGTACACAAACATCCCGTCCAAGTCTCTCTGTTCAATATTTACCCCAAATATAAAATTCAAGTCCTTGGGTTCTTTTAATGCTCTGAGGAATGAGAGGATtttagaaaaaagagaaaaagaaactcAAACATGATCCGTAAGTAAGTACATTTTAGTtgcaaacttaaaaaaaaaaaaaaaaaaagaaaaagtttctTAAAATATTAGGACTGGccagtatagagggaatgcgcatgacgtcacagatgcgacttcacagcgggttacgcccactgagtggcaccgtaaactttcagtttgagcactcgaaaacatctaaagtgggaaagagctgttgtgcgatagactgtactcatagatttagcaagaaatcggagttatcgttttacagactgccgaaaaataatcttaagagacaaatggatcgctgcaattcgcagaaacaactggattccaggcaccgaaatgtggatttgcggttcccattttgtatcaggtaatgttggattcttgggtagctaacgttaaacggtcaaatcataaagttcggtttcctcatcactttaatttcgccgacaaatcctgccttgaagtaggaccaagcgtcaagacttttgtacgcctccaagctttgcttcgtgtatttccccggcgtagaaattaaatacatataaatatcagaaaactcgattcgtggccaaatattaatgtccatggaccactggttcttggtaactgtacgggtcactgtcaagtccaactgcctttaatttaagccgataatcgactgttatcccgtcttctccactagttgcagctgttttgccactcagtgcgagtaagggggcgtggtccagtggggaagtgacatcaatgcataccctctataccGCCTTTTCAATTTGAGTCTGCTGATATAATCTTTAGCCATCGGCTCTCTGTCTAAAACCACCCCATTGTCTTCTGCTCCCATCCCTCACAACAGTCTTCTGTTCcgcttttcttttgtgtttgtcAGAAACAACATGACCTCCAGACTTACTTACACAAATTTTGAGTCTGAAGCTCAATGTTGTTAACTTAGCAACTTTGTAACAATatcgttttaaaaaaacaatataaaaaggCATGTTGGCCCTTCCGTTAAAGAGTTGTCATTGTTGTGGAAAATTTTACTCTGACTAtatcaaagcaaaaaaaaaaaaaaaggctggatTCTGACTAGGATTGAATCAGATTTAGTTCCATCGCATGCAAGAAGGTCACATCTGTACAGTAAGG
This genomic interval carries:
- the morc2 gene encoding ATPase MORC2 isoform X1, yielding MAYSAYSNLSRAQLTFEYLHTNSTTHEFLFGALAELVDNSRDANATRIDIYTEKRPELRGGFMLCFLDDGIGMDPSEATHVIQFGKSNKRSPESTQIGQYGNGLKSGSMRIGKDFILFTKKDTTLTCLFLSRTFHEEEGLDEVIVPLPSWDLKTREPLTFDPEKYAIETELIFKYSPFKNEQQLMEQFNKIEGSSGTLVIVYNLKLMDNGEPELDVDTDHQDILMAGTLVEGVKPEKRSFRAYTAVLYIDPRMRIFIQGHKVRTKRLSCCLYKPRVYKYTSTRFKTRAEQEVKKADHLAKIAEEKAKEAESKRVALEARLSSDLSKDSRAVLRKVQDSAMMLRREADMRKRSLEAKQKALKEPKDLNFIFGVNIEQRDLDGMFVYNCSRLIKMYEKTGPQLEGGMACGGVVGVVDVPYLVLEPTHNKQDFADAKEYRHLLKSMGEHLAQYWKDTNIAQKGIVKFWDEFGYLSASWSAPPSSELRYKRRRAMEMPLTIQCDKCLKWRTLPFQMDAVDKRYPDSWVCLMNPDSHQDRCDAPEQKQNLPCGVLRKDKVTAEDKQKELAEKIKQQQEKLDALQKTSTIKSSADIKKLPLEVSMKPTESSSQRTRSSERSVTRPRSPPLPAHLKNAPSAPPTRTASQRSSRAPAPPPAPPKVEASRSRAAAKPPPPAVKPAPKTTAKTPPHSRSSRSSTKASSVKPAATGKRKRIIVQDSGDEEDDEEEEEEDEEEEEEEEEEEEEEKKDSEDESEEEPQAKKSKMATSASNHGKVVEKSLIPKRGKLDEVKSHSQPEKKRVSSPARLQPITPNSVSVVKSNSTQKPSAKEKVAPEKTPQKELEIDNKNAQRDKGLLVEVRVNKEWYTGKVVAVEANKQNVRWKVKFDYVPRSTPKDRWVFKGSDDVRLMRPPSPISQTPDTQQESERGPAPMEPDTTQPGTSREVTDSLTTMLRTMLRYFFPPAFRIPKDDVNGMTAEDLMAFPLKEYFQAYESGLQSLCNSYQNRADARARAVEEKNTSTEVKLKEADEKLQKLRTNIVALLQKVQEDIDINTDDELDAYIEDLLTKGD
- the morc2 gene encoding ATPase MORC2 isoform X2, which gives rise to MAYSAYSNLSRAQLTFEYLHTNSTTHEFLFGALAELVDNSRDANATRIDIYTEKRPELRGGFMLCFLDDGIGMDPSEATHVIQFGKSNKRSPESTQIGQYGNGLKSGSMRIGKDFILFTKKDTTLTCLFLSRTFHEEEGLDEVIVPLPSWDLKTREPLTFDPEKYAIETELIFKYSPFKNEQQLMEQFNKIEGSSGTLVIVYNLKLMDNGEPELDVDTDHQDILMAGTLVEGVKPEKRSFRAYTAVLYIDPRMRIFIQGHKVRTKRLSCCLYKPRVYKYTSTRFKTRAEQEVKKADHLAKIAEEKAKEAESKRVALEARLSSDLSKDSRAVLRKVQDSAMMLRREADMRKRSLEAKQKALKEPKDLNFIFGVNIEQRDLDGMFVYNCSRLIKMYEKTGPQLEGGMACGGVVGVVDVPYLVLEPTHNKQDFADAKEYRHLLKSMGEHLAQYWKDTNIAQKGIVKFWDEFGYLSASWSAPPSSELRYKRRRAMEMPLTIQCDKCLKWRTLPFQMDAVDKRYPDSWVCLMNPDSHQDRCDAPEQKQNLPCGVLRKDKVTAEDKQKELAEKIKQQQEKLDALQKTSTIKSSADIKKLPLEVSMKPTESSSQRTRSSERSVTRPRSPPLPAHLKNAPSAPPTRTASQRSSRAPAPPPAPPKVEASRSRAAAKPPPPAVKPAPKTTAKTPPHSRSSRSSTKASSVKPAATGKRKRIIVQDSGDEEDDEEEEEEDEEEEEEEEEEEEEEKKDSEDESEEEPQAKKSKMATSASNHGKVVEKSLIPKRGKLDEVAPEKTPQKELEIDNKNAQRDKGLLVEVRVNKEWYTGKVVAVEANKQNVRWKVKFDYVPRSTPKDRWVFKGSDDVRLMRPPSPISQTPDTQQESERGPAPMEPDTTQPGTSREVTDSLTTMLRTMLRYFFPPAFRIPKDDVNGMTAEDLMAFPLKEYFQAYESGLQSLCNSYQNRADARARAVEEKNTSTEVKLKEADEKLQKLRTNIVALLQKVQEDIDINTDDELDAYIEDLLTKGD